The genomic region ttgattagttagaggtagtaggagtagtaaccgccgcaataagcaagctacacccatgctaatttgttttaaatctgctggttgctagtttcatggcgtgCTCCTTttgttagtattatttgaaagggtaaataaccgtcctttatttCTACCACATGGGTGGTAGATAACAGATGGGTAGATAACAGATGGGCAGTAGATAACAGATGGGTGGTTCCTTACAACCGTGTACTCTCCCGAACCTTCCATGCTCATATTAATGTCGAGTTTTACAAATCTGTAAAATCAATCAAGTACATCTGTAAATACATCAACAAGGGCAGTGACCAGGCCGTCTTTGCCCTGGAGAAACAACATGATGAGGTATCATGGTATGAGACAGGGCATTACATCAGCAGCTCTGAAGCAGCCTGGCACATATTATGTTTCCCTATTCATGAATGTTTTCTCCCAGTCATTCATCTCGCTGTTCATCTGGAGAATGGCCAGTTGATTTACTTCACAGCTGACAATGTTGTAGAAAAAGTACACAATCATCCCCAAACAACTCTATTGGGGTTCTTTGATCTTTGCCCACAGCTCCTGTACTCTGAGGTTCCAGTCTACTACATTTGGAAAAATAACCAATTTGTTAGGAGGAAACAGGGACAGCACGTACCAGGCTACCCAGGAGTGAAAAAGGACCAAGTACTCAGCAGAGTGTACACAGTCGATCCAAACAATTCGGAGTGCTATCATCTCAGACTATTGCTTCATGAGGTCAGGGGGCCCACATCCTTTCAATATCTTAAAACTGTCGCTGGTGTGCTACAACCCACATTCCAGTCTGCCTGTCAAGCACTCGATCTGTTAGAAGATGATACACACTGGGACAATACTCTCCAGGAAGCTGCACTCTCACATTTACCACCTAGGATTCAGCTCTTCACTATTATGTTGGTGTTCTGTCAAATGGCAAACCCCTTACCACTAAGGGAAAAACTTAAAGATAGTATTTCAGAGGATATTCGTAGACAGCTGCAGAGGGAATCTCTCCAAGACAATGTCCAAGAACAGTCGTCCATAATCTATAACAAATGCCTCACCTTCCTTCAGGATTGTGTGCTGGCTATAAGAGGTCAACCTCTTCACAAGTATGTCTTGCCTGTGCCATCACATGGACATGCTGCAGCTAACCTCAACTATTTCAGAGAGCTGGCTTACAACATCTGCGATCTAGCCAAGACAGTCAACGACAATGAGCCAAGGCTGAACACCAAGCAGAGGAACATCTATCACGATGTCATGACCAGTGTTCACTGTCAAAGTGGCCGAATCTTTTTCATAGACACTCCAGGAAGTACTGATAAAACATTCCTCATCAACCTGTTGCTTGCCAGGGTACAAAGAGACTCAAACATTTCCATTGCTGTGGCTTCTTCTGGCATCACAGTGATGCTTCTAGAAGGTGGACAGATGGCACACTCTGCCTTCAAGCTTCCTCTCAATCTCAACAACACTGAAACACCTCTGTGCAACATCTCCAAGCAGAGCAACATGGCGCAGATACTCCGACAGTGCAAACTCATAGTGTGGGATGAGTGCACCATGGCCCACAGAGGCGGCATCGAGGCTCTCCATAGGATGCTCCCAGACATCCGAAACAATAGCCTCACGGGAGAGTTGACAGTACTGCTCACTGGGGACTTCAGACAGACTCTGCCAGTTGTTCTGCAGGGGACCTGTGCTGATGAAGTTAAAGCCTCTTTCAAGTCCTCTTACCTGTGGCCCAAAGTGAAAGTCCTGTCCTTAAGAGTGAACATGAGGGTGCACCTGACAGGTGACTTCAAGGCAGGAGAGATTTCATGCCTTCTTTTGGCTATAGGAGATGGTACACTCCATGAACAAGATGGCAAAGTGAAACTGATGGCAAATCTATATCACCTGGTCACAGATTTGAAAAGTCTTACACAAAAGGTATACCCGGATCTTCAAAACATCCATATGAAGGACACATCATGGTTtagagagagggcaattttaacTTCTACAAATGACACGACAAACTCTATCAATGACACACTCCTGCAGGCGTTCACTTCAGAAACAAAAACTTATAAGTCTGTGGACTCGGTTAAAGTTGATGATGCGGTACATTACCCTGTCGATTTCCTGCACAGTCTCAACCCTCCAGGCATTCCTCAGCACAATCTCATTTTGAAGATCGGCACACCAATTATGTTACTAAGAAATCTACAGCCACCAAAACTCTGCAATGGCACCAGACTTCAAGTCAAGTCCCTCCATAGAAATATCATTGAAGCAATCATTTTCACAGGTTGTGGACGAGAGGAAATGGTTTTCATCCCTCGTATCCCCCTTATACCAGCAGACATACCCTTTCAATTTAAACGCCTGCAGTTCCCGGTCGGAGTGTGCTTCGCGATGACTATTAACAAATCTCAGGGCCAGACTCTCAAAGTCGTTGGTGTTGACTTGAGGCACCACTGCTTCTCGCACGGCCAGCTGTATGTGGCATTCTCTAGAGTCAGCTCAGCTGATAGCCTCATCATACTACAGCCAGAGGGTCGCACAGCAAACGTTGTATACAAAGAAATCCTTATGTTGTGACAGGCAACTCACAGTACATTCATTCCACATATTCATTTCACATGTTTTAATTACCACTAGCCACACTCTATAATAATAACAGgttcattttaaatatataaactccaaagccctcactcactcacaacaATTACTTTTCAACTTGCGTGAAATAAACTCACACGTTTATCAACTTCTCCACCATAGCGAAGCATGGGTATTCCGCTAGTTCCCTGCACAGACCggcccaataataaagttcagtctgtttaacacccactgcccactgaagcccagagcacagagagactgagtgagttgaattaaacaaactcagtttaaaaaagctggaattctTGGCACAGCacgaaaatcgatgaaatatattttccaatgcaaattctagcaaaattgaatatatctctcccagccacaacacccaaatcatgtttgcttgcagcctagcccagagggtgaatgaaaaaaaatggcactgctagcagcttctctccctggcacagagagaccgtctcagatcacctaaataataaactgcttaaaaaacaaacagggctagctggcactgcagcaaaataaagaataaatagcttttttttctctttactaactagcctatctctcagtgcagcctccttccacaaAGCCCACCCACTCACaccactcctgcaaagaaagtgcgtggcatgccTCTTGCTGAAgaatatatagtgctgggtcatcagtaaAATgatcaccgagcactgaatgacaacgcgattggctgcattcagtgcatttcacagaaTGTAAATGCTGATAAGCTGCATTCCAGTATCTGTGCCAatctgtctgaccctttcctgtgagtcactgatgactcacaggaaagggctggtttttggctctggatactgTGAAATGGCAtcctttggggtggattttaaaagggttgcacgcgtaggttacacgcataacccttaaaaaaaaaaaacctgcgcgcaccaagcctattttacccaagggaagtcttgcctcagaaatctgcttcatttttttcaagcggttaataaacatgtggataaaggtgaaccaatagatgtagtgcatttggattttcagaaggtgtttgacaaagtctctcatgagaggcttctaaggaaactaaaagtcatgggataggaggcgatgtcctttcgtggattacaaactggttaaaagacaggaaacagagagtaggattaaatggtcaattttctcagtggaaaaggggtaaacagtggaatatcTTAGGTTTCTATATTTGGACTAGTgctttcaacatatttataaatctgaaaggaatacgatgagtgagattatcaaattttcagatgataaaaaattattcagagtagttaaatcacaagcagattgtgataaattgcaggaagaccttgcaagactggaagattgggcatccaaatggcagatgaaatttaatgtggagaagtgaaGGTtatacatatagggccagattttcaaaggggaacgcGCGTAAGATActcgcgtaccccctgaaaacctgcccaaaGTTCCCCCTGtgcggggctttcctggggggggggttgacggggggcatgtcacggtggcgtgtcatttgggggcggggctgaaggcgtggttctggcccgggggcgtagccgaggcctctgaaacagctcccgggccttTGAATtacgcgctggcagccggcccggcacatgcaagttacacctgccttgcgcaggtgtaacttgtgcaacaaaggtggggggttttaggtagggctgggggggtgggttaggtaggggaagggaggggaaggtgcaggggggtggaaggaaagttccctccaaggctgttccgatttcggagacaccttggagggaacggaggcaggctgcatggctcggcgtgcgcaggctgccaattttgcacagccttgcacgtgccgatcctggattttaacagatacgcgcagctatttgcgtatctattaaaatcccacatactcttgtttgtgcctggtgcgcgaacaaaagtacgcgtgtgcgcaaatttgtaaaatctaccccatagggaaaaataatccatgttctagttacatgatgttatgctccatattagaagctaccacccaggaaaagagctaggcgtcatagtggataacacatcggttcagtgtgctgcggcagtcaaaaaagcaaacagaatgttgggaattattagaaagggaatggtgaataaaatggaaaatgtcataatgcctctgtatcgctccatggtgagaccgcaccttgaatactgtgtacaattctggtcaccgcatctcaaaaaagatataattgcgatggagaaggtacagagaagggctaccaaaatgataaaggggatagaacagctcccctatgaggaaaggctgaagaggttagggctgttcagcttggagaagagacaactgaggggggatatgatagaggtctttaagatcatgagaggtctagaacgggtagatgtgaatcggttatttacacttttggataatagaaagactagggggcactccatgaagttagcatggggcacatttaacactaatcggagaaagttctttttaactcaacgcacaattaaactctggaatttgttgccagaggatgtggttagtgcagttagtatggctgagttcaaaaaaggtttttataagttcttagaggagaagtccattaacttatTTTtgtcaagttgtcttagaaataGTCAATGCTATTATTgcgatcagtagcatgggatctacttaatgtttgggtacttgccagatacttggagcctcaattggccactgttggaaacaggatgctgggcttgatggaccttagtctgacccagcatggcaatttcttatgttcttatgtcttaacTTAAAAATTGtaggcaatacctttttattgtaCTAAATTATTACATCTTTGACTTTCTTTTGAGTTATCCTGTTTTCAtcacttttctcttttttatctGTCGGTCTTCAATAAACCCACACATCCACACTTTATACTGAGTTTAAGGTTGGCACAAGGATTGACTGAAGCTTAGTGAAGCTTTGTATTTCCAATTATTGTCTGTATCACTGATTTTCATACTTTTGGAAAAATAAGTAAGGAAGAAATGTATAACACGTCTGCAAGACATTCCTTATTTTGTTGATCGATGGATAAAAACCCCACAGGCTTTGCCTAATCTTGAAAATAGAAAAAGTGAActgatacaaaatataaatacaattagAATAATTCTTCTAATCCAATTAAATGGCTGTCCCTAAATACTCTGCTCAGTTGATGCTTTGCTATTTGGCAGACTGCAGGGATTCAGTCCTGTAGGTGATAGAACACATATTAAATACAGACACCGCTAGCGGTATTCACAGGTGCATTGCTGTAAAGAAGAACTTCTTCCTAGCACAGGTAAGAAATACATTCCTAGGATTAGAAAGAAGCAGGGTAAATGTCTGGCTGGTGCATATAAACTGTGCAGGGGCACTTCTGTGATACACCTGCACTGAGGATAAATGAAGCAGGTCTGTCCTCACATTTTTTCACTGTGACAGATTGTGTCAGAATATTAAACTCACTAGATCAGAGATTTCCAAACCTGATCTTCAAGAATCCTGTGCATAGGGTGGCAAACATtaaggggcagcaggctggctaagatttgtgACAATCCAgatctgctgaatctcattcaacaCAGAACAGATCTCTGGTACCTTGTAACAACCTCTTACCAGGATTGGGGCAGGGGGTAGggggcaaaatcctaaatccatccctggtcACATGCTGTTTGTAAAACAGATTTCGTAATTTCAAATGATAATCAGCCTAAAGAAGAAGAGACAATCTGTACAGAATACAGACATTTATACTTATATGCAGCTCACCCTATGCATTGCTGGCAGGGTTATTCCTTCCTTCCCAGTTCAGCTTTACCACAGGGGCGTTTACTGTCTCAATTAGACATCAGAAATGAGTCTTTTTTCTCACTTTACTCCACAATTGCTCTGTTTCTCAGGGATGTCTCCTCTTACAGTTTTAGATTGGACGGCTTTGTTTCATTACAGTGGCTGCAGTCTTCCTCCTCTTTACAAATGCGCTATAGTTTATCCCTTTTGGTAGACAAAGTTTGTGCTCTCTTGTCCTTTGTAGGTGACTCCCAAATTTCCCGCTCCCTGTGTCTTCTTTCACAACAGTAGAACAGCTTCCTGTTGTGCGATTCTCTTTTTATTCCTGATtatatctcataagaacataagaaatgctattctgattcagaccaaggtccatcgatcTCAGtatcctgtctttgacagtggccagtctgggtcacaaatacATGGCAGATCCCCAAGAAGATTTATATCCTTTTACTCACACATATATCTACCTGTCTAATAATATGttaaggacttttccttcaggaacttgtgcaaTTATCTTTTGAACTCCTCTATTCTAATCGGCTTGACTACATCCTCCTTCAACAGATTCCTCAGTTTCACTGGGCATTAATTGAAAAAAGTGCTCTcgctaatttgttttaaatctgctggttgctagtttcatggcgtgCTCCTTttgttagtattatttgaaagggtaaataaccgtcctttatttCTCCATTCCACCTCATTCAATGATAATATAatcttctatcatgtcccctctcagctgtctcttttccaagctgaacagccccaacctgcATAGCCTCCCTTCCCTGGGGAGTccttctatcccctttatcatatttattgccctcctctgtaccttgtTTATTTCTGCTATGTCTTTATTGAGATGGGATGATCACACCTGCACACACAATGCTCAAGATGTGCTCTCACCATGGATCAAAACAGAGgcaatatagtaacatagtaacaacgGCATAAAAAGACCTTCTGGTCCATCCAATCTACCCATCATGTTTCTTTTGGTAGTAACTACTGTTCTATGCAGGTGACCCCTATGtctctgttaaggttagtaactgaaACTACGTGCTGCTATTAATATTTACAGTCAGACAATGCTACTTGAACATGGTTTGTTGTGCTTTTTCCCTGAATTCTACGCACCAATataccagaccgtaaaagtccGGGCCCAGTATtcgttgttatttatttatttatttatttatttattatttttattataccgagtttcatgatatgaatcacatcaacccggtttacaattaacaatgtgaataactgcagagagtaacatagtagaaacatttcccaattcgacatcaaatatagtaagaaacttaacaaataaaaaatattataacaatatttaggatgtgagaaagttacaaaaaacaaggaaaaataactaggaactgaaaggggaggaaattaacgaaagaatattaacattttagccaactgtatcaattaataaatatgtataaaattataaaaaatagatgggtaggaaagattgaccaaatatgaattgttgtgaagtataataatatgttatgtgaatccagttcccctttttacCTCACTGTTGAAGTGGAGAACGATGTTGTATCTGCATCAAAAGCATCGAGGCTAATTGGTTAATGGTGGTAATATTCATGCATTCTTTAATGGTAGGAACTgacactctatgcaggttacccactGCACCCTTTTTTTCATATCAGTCTTTtaacctttagagatccacagtgtttatcccacgcttttgaatttatttactgttttcatcctcaccacctcttccccagatggacattccagacatccagcaccctctccataagaacataagaatataccatattggggtcagaccaaggtccatcaagcccagcatcctgtttccaacagtggccaatccaggccataagaacctggcaagtacccaacaactaagtctatcccatgctactgttgttaataatagcagtagctattttctaagtgaacataattaatagcatctaatggacttcacctccaagaactaatccaaaccttttttaaacccagctaaattaactgcactaaccacatcctctggcaacaaatgccagagtttaattgtgcgttgagtaaaaaagaactttctccgattagttttaaatgtgccccatgctaacttcatggagtgccccctagtctttctattatccgaaagagtaaataaccgattcacatctacccgttctagacctctcatgattttaaacacctctatcatatcccctctcaagccgtctcttctccaagctgaaaagtcctaacctctttagtctttcctcataggggagctgttccattccccttatcattttggtagcccttctctgta from Rhinatrema bivittatum chromosome 13, aRhiBiv1.1, whole genome shotgun sequence harbors:
- the LOC115075280 gene encoding uncharacterized protein LOC115075280 → MANPLPLREKLKDSISEDIRRQLQRESLQDNVQEQSSIIYNKCLTFLQDCVLAIRGQPLHKYVLPVPSHGHAAANLNYFRELAYNICDLAKTVNDNEPRLNTKQRNIYHDVMTSVHCQSGRIFFIDTPGSTDKTFLINLLLARVQRDSNISIAVASSGITVMLLEGGQMAHSAFKLPLNLNNTETPLCNISKQSNMAQILRQCKLIVWDECTMAHRGGIEALHRMLPDIRNNSLTGELTVLLTGDFRQTLPVVLQGTCADEVKASFKSSYLWPKVKVLSLRVNMRVHLTGDFKAGEISCLLLAIGDGTLHEQDGKVKLMANLYHLVTDLKSLTQKVYPDLQNIHMKDTSWFRERAILTSTNDTTNSINDTLLQAFTSETKTYKSVDSVKVDDAVHYPVDFLHSLNPPGIPQHNLILKIGTPIMLLRNLQPPKLCNGTRLQVKSLHRNIIEAIIFTGCGREEMVFIPRIPLIPADIPFQFKRLQFPVGVCFAMTINKSQGQTLKVVGVDLRHHCFSHGQLYVAFSRVSSADSLIILQPEGRTANVVYKEILML